Proteins encoded within one genomic window of Companilactobacillus zhachilii:
- a CDS encoding NAD kinase, producing the protein MKLWINNNSKEKSVAAANKLRSKLLDAGLILDRRDPQLVISVGGDGTLLSTFHAYAAHLDKVKFLALHTGHLGFYSDWTDTEIDELANRIIECQDNIPSTSYPLLDVMVENKEGSLFHGIAINETVVRRLSSLTMKTRVDLDREFFESFRGDGLCFATPTGSTAYSKSIGGALIHPKISVFQMIEIASINNRVYRTISSPIIIPHNQQVDLYPQTADDYVISCDGITTKLKNVKKITIKLNYQRAQFAQYRHRHFWTRVETAFLGQDEQK; encoded by the coding sequence ATGAAATTATGGATTAATAATAATAGTAAAGAAAAATCAGTTGCTGCAGCGAACAAATTACGCAGCAAGTTATTGGATGCGGGCTTGATTTTGGATCGTCGTGATCCTCAATTGGTGATCAGTGTCGGTGGTGATGGTACACTGTTAAGCACTTTTCATGCCTATGCGGCCCATTTAGATAAAGTTAAGTTTTTGGCCTTACATACAGGACATCTAGGGTTTTATTCTGATTGGACTGATACGGAAATCGATGAATTGGCCAATCGCATTATCGAGTGTCAAGATAATATTCCTTCAACGAGTTATCCCTTACTAGATGTGATGGTTGAAAATAAAGAAGGGTCACTCTTTCATGGAATTGCAATCAATGAGACAGTGGTCAGACGTCTATCCTCTTTGACAATGAAAACACGAGTCGATTTGGATCGCGAATTCTTTGAAAGTTTTCGTGGTGATGGGCTTTGTTTTGCTACACCAACGGGCTCAACAGCTTATTCAAAATCTATTGGTGGAGCCTTGATCCATCCAAAAATCAGTGTTTTCCAAATGATTGAGATTGCTTCGATCAACAACCGAGTTTATCGGACAATTTCATCGCCAATCATTATTCCACATAACCAACAAGTCGATCTTTATCCACAGACAGCGGATGATTACGTAATTAGTTGTGACGGAATCACGACCAAATTGAAAAATGTTAAGAAGATTACAATCAAATTGAATTATCAACGAGCCCAATTTGCCCAATATCGACACCGACATTTCTGGACTAGAGTAGAAACAGCTTTCTTAGGACAAGATGAACAAAAGTAA
- a CDS encoding RluA family pseudouridine synthase, translating into MNKSNRILKFTIGDNDKKNVRKFLVQHKFSSSQLHNLKNKGGLIFVNHKQRHFDFRLKNGDEILIILNSEEPSDLIAPMSGPVDVIYEDSYILVVNKPPGIASLPAKARSGKTMANVVKGYLIAKKENPTIHLVTRLDRNTSGLMVFAKTSYAHSLLDQILHSEDFQKFYLAMTYGQVKPESGLIDLPIGIDPDAFYMRNIDYQKGKPSRTIYETVEKFSDASLLKLKLLTGRTHQIRVHLTAIGHPIIGDDMYSGKVDKRIDRQALHCYRLNIVHPVTKKLLKLRAPLPKDMVMLKSVLRGEKNG; encoded by the coding sequence ATGAACAAAAGTAACCGTATCTTAAAGTTCACAATTGGTGATAATGACAAGAAAAATGTTCGCAAGTTTTTAGTCCAGCACAAATTTTCCTCTAGTCAATTACACAATTTAAAAAATAAAGGTGGACTAATTTTTGTTAATCATAAGCAACGTCATTTTGACTTCCGACTTAAAAATGGTGACGAGATTTTAATTATTTTAAATTCAGAAGAACCATCAGATTTGATTGCACCAATGTCAGGTCCGGTAGACGTTATTTATGAAGATAGTTATATATTAGTTGTGAACAAACCACCTGGGATTGCTAGTTTGCCAGCCAAAGCCAGGTCTGGGAAAACGATGGCTAATGTGGTCAAAGGCTATTTAATTGCCAAAAAGGAAAATCCAACTATCCATTTGGTGACACGATTGGATCGGAATACTTCGGGGTTAATGGTTTTTGCTAAGACATCGTATGCTCATTCTTTGTTAGACCAAATTCTCCACAGTGAAGATTTCCAAAAATTTTATTTGGCTATGACTTATGGTCAAGTGAAGCCAGAAAGTGGCCTGATCGACCTACCAATTGGAATCGATCCGGACGCTTTTTACATGCGCAATATTGACTACCAAAAAGGTAAGCCTTCCCGAACAATTTATGAAACGGTTGAAAAGTTTTCGGATGCTAGTTTATTGAAATTAAAGCTATTAACAGGCCGGACTCATCAAATTAGAGTTCATCTGACAGCCATTGGTCATCCCATCATTGGGGATGATATGTATAGTGGCAAAGTTGATAAACGAATCGATCGGCAAGCTTTACATTGTTACCGTTTGAATATTGTTCATCCTGTGACGAAAAAGCTTTTAAAATTGCGGGCACCATTGCCAAAAGATATGGTAATGTTAAAGAGTGTGCTAAGGGGTGAGAAGAATGGATGA
- the mgtE gene encoding magnesium transporter — MDENEKRLQDKFVQLKGYLDDDDKKRFRKTYLDMHFYDQSTFYLTLNKTERIAMYSILEPDEMGDMFDTIEDDNPMIPELLKEMDLPYASKMLNDMYDDNAADVLEHLDKVDVDRFLEQMPKNDANNLRGLLHYDTETAGGIMTTDYVKFHEEEKAVEAIRALKEYAKTAETIYYLYILDHHDDLVGVMSLRDLILLDDDDTLGEKMNSDIITVNVDAEQAEVAQVFRDYEFLAVPVVDHSNQLVGIVTVDDVIEVIDDEAQQDYSGLAGVSMDETNNDGPFKAASKRLPWLITLLLLSMITATLINHFEGLLAEASILAVFISTITGTAGNAGTQSLAVAVRRLAVEEINRHEFLKLIGKELITGFVTGLVTGISVFLLVGIWKHNFVLGMVIGMAMCAAITVANLAGSLIPMLMSSFGFDPAVASGPFISTLSDLTSVLIYFSIAGMFMQYFVKV, encoded by the coding sequence ATGGATGAGAACGAAAAAAGACTCCAAGATAAATTTGTCCAATTGAAGGGCTATCTTGATGATGATGATAAAAAGCGTTTCCGAAAAACTTACTTGGATATGCATTTTTATGATCAGAGTACTTTTTACCTCACGTTAAATAAAACTGAGCGAATAGCAATGTACTCAATTTTAGAACCTGACGAAATGGGTGACATGTTCGATACGATTGAAGACGATAATCCCATGATTCCGGAACTTTTGAAGGAAATGGATTTACCTTATGCTTCAAAAATGTTGAATGATATGTACGATGATAATGCGGCCGATGTTTTGGAACATTTGGACAAAGTCGATGTGGATCGATTTTTAGAACAAATGCCAAAGAATGATGCTAACAACTTACGTGGCTTGTTACATTATGATACCGAAACAGCCGGTGGTATTATGACCACTGATTATGTAAAATTTCATGAAGAAGAAAAAGCCGTTGAAGCGATTCGAGCGTTGAAAGAATATGCCAAAACTGCTGAAACAATTTATTATTTATATATTTTGGACCATCACGATGATTTAGTTGGCGTTATGTCGTTGCGTGATCTGATTTTACTCGATGATGATGATACACTGGGTGAAAAAATGAATAGTGATATCATTACGGTCAATGTTGATGCAGAGCAGGCTGAAGTTGCACAAGTCTTCAGAGATTATGAGTTCTTAGCCGTTCCTGTTGTTGATCACTCGAATCAATTAGTTGGTATCGTTACTGTTGATGATGTTATTGAAGTTATTGATGATGAAGCTCAACAAGATTACTCCGGTTTGGCCGGTGTTAGTATGGATGAGACCAATAATGACGGTCCATTTAAAGCCGCATCTAAACGATTACCATGGTTAATTACCTTGTTATTATTGAGTATGATTACCGCAACCTTGATCAATCACTTTGAGGGACTATTAGCAGAAGCTAGTATCCTTGCCGTCTTTATTTCGACCATCACTGGTACAGCCGGTAATGCAGGTACCCAAAGTTTGGCTGTGGCAGTTAGAAGATTGGCAGTTGAAGAAATCAATCGCCATGAATTTTTGAAATTGATTGGTAAAGAATTGATAACTGGTTTTGTGACCGGATTAGTAACCGGAATCTCGGTATTTCTGTTAGTCGGAATTTGGAAACATAACTTTGTCCTCGGTATGGTTATCGGAATGGCAATGTGTGCTGCCATAACCGTGGCTAACTTAGCCGGAAGTTTGATACCAATGTTGATGTCAAGCTTCGGTTTTGACCCAGCCGTAGCCAGTGGACCATTTATCTCAACTTTGAGTGATTTAACATCAGTATTGATTTACTTTAGTATTGCAGGGATGTTTATGCAGTATTTTGTCAAAGTTTGA
- a CDS encoding undecaprenyl-diphosphate phosphatase: protein MFIEIIKTIILGIIEGFTEFLPISSTGHLYLADEFIKLKESTAFINMFMVVIQFGAILAVILIYFHKLNPFSPKKNHREKSQTWSIWFKVLVAILPSVVIGLPLNDWMDAHLTSWQVISATLLIYGVLFIVVENWLKNKRPQTADLESLSYKTAFEIGLFQVLSLVPGTSRSGATILGGMTVGTSRFVATEFSFFLAIPTMFGASLLKIVKYFMKGNVFTGSQTIILLVGTLVSFIVAYASIKFLLDYIKRNDFKAFGWYRIILAIIVIAYFGIKTMVA, encoded by the coding sequence ATGTTCATTGAAATTATTAAGACCATCATCCTTGGTATCATCGAGGGTTTTACTGAATTTCTACCTATCAGTTCTACTGGACACTTGTATTTAGCTGATGAATTTATCAAGTTAAAGGAATCAACTGCATTTATCAACATGTTCATGGTAGTTATCCAGTTCGGTGCCATTTTAGCGGTTATCCTCATTTACTTCCACAAGCTTAATCCATTCTCACCTAAGAAAAATCATCGTGAGAAGAGTCAAACTTGGAGTATTTGGTTCAAAGTCCTAGTTGCTATCTTACCTTCAGTCGTTATCGGTTTACCTTTAAACGATTGGATGGATGCACATTTGACTAGTTGGCAAGTTATTTCTGCCACATTACTGATTTATGGTGTTTTATTCATTGTCGTCGAAAATTGGCTCAAGAATAAACGTCCTCAAACCGCTGATTTAGAAAGTCTTTCTTACAAAACTGCTTTTGAAATTGGACTTTTCCAAGTTCTTTCATTGGTACCAGGTACCTCTCGTTCCGGTGCTACGATCCTAGGTGGTATGACAGTCGGGACATCAAGATTCGTCGCTACCGAATTTTCATTCTTCCTAGCTATCCCAACAATGTTTGGTGCTAGTTTGTTGAAGATTGTTAAGTACTTCATGAAAGGCAATGTCTTCACTGGTAGTCAAACAATCATCTTGCTTGTTGGTACTTTAGTATCATTCATCGTTGCCTACGCTTCAATCAAATTCTTACTTGATTATATTAAACGTAACGACTTCAAAGCCTTTGGTTGGTACAGAATTATTTTGGCCATCATCGTTATCGCCTACTTTGGTATCAAAACAATGGTTGCTTAA
- a CDS encoding lactonase family protein produces MIEKVLFSGYTKKAGKGVYAAELNSDNGELSDPKALVELNGPTYIDVTNDMKLIALAKKDDRGGIVVYDISGDEPKLLDEDFSEETSPSYVKFEPSRSLIFSAYFHLSKVKIDHLTADGKIEHYSEVKFEGHGPRVEQDQSKPHYSALTPDGKLIICDYGADRIYIYDIDDPKEPKLMNNYIAPSGYAPRHLVFHPTKPYVYVACELSSKILVMQYDAESARLTLVDEAEAAKDEQKNTTAAIRISKDGKFLYASTRGANTIAAFSVDPNGDRLKKLSTVSTGKGPRDFDLDPSEKYVISANQDSDDLSIFKRNPNKGILTKLENNIAIPECTCVHFI; encoded by the coding sequence ATGATTGAAAAGGTTCTCTTTAGTGGTTACACAAAAAAAGCCGGCAAAGGCGTTTACGCTGCAGAATTAAATTCTGATAACGGTGAACTTTCTGACCCTAAAGCCCTAGTTGAATTAAACGGACCAACTTATATCGACGTAACTAACGACATGAAGTTGATTGCCCTTGCTAAAAAAGACGACCGTGGTGGTATTGTCGTTTACGATATCTCCGGCGATGAACCAAAACTTTTGGATGAAGATTTTTCCGAAGAGACTTCTCCTTCATACGTTAAATTTGAACCTAGTCGCAGTTTGATTTTCAGTGCTTACTTCCACTTGAGCAAAGTTAAAATCGACCATTTGACTGCTGATGGCAAAATTGAACATTATTCAGAAGTTAAGTTTGAAGGTCATGGCCCTCGTGTTGAGCAAGATCAATCAAAACCACATTACAGTGCTTTGACACCAGATGGTAAATTGATTATTTGTGATTACGGTGCTGATCGAATTTATATTTATGATATCGATGATCCTAAAGAACCAAAATTGATGAATAATTACATTGCCCCATCAGGCTATGCTCCTAGACATTTAGTCTTCCATCCAACTAAACCATACGTCTATGTTGCCTGTGAATTATCATCAAAAATTCTCGTCATGCAATATGATGCCGAATCTGCTCGATTAACACTTGTTGACGAAGCAGAAGCAGCCAAAGACGAGCAAAAGAATACTACTGCTGCCATCCGTATCAGTAAAGATGGTAAGTTCCTTTATGCTTCAACCCGTGGTGCTAACACTATTGCTGCCTTCTCAGTCGATCCTAATGGTGACCGTCTTAAGAAGTTAAGTACCGTTTCAACTGGTAAAGGTCCTCGTGATTTTGACCTTGATCCATCTGAAAAATACGTTATCTCTGCTAACCAAGATTCAGACGACTTGTCTATCTTTAAACGCAATCCTAACAAGGGAATCTTAACTAAATTAGAAAATAATATTGCTATTCCCGAGTGTACTTGTGTACACTTTATCTAG
- a CDS encoding AI-2E family transporter, with product MKEAPERKKSWFYKWFLNNQLTVVLINIFLVFLIIFLFSKISFVFEPINQILGITMPPVILALVLYYLINPLINVLESKFHVNRIVSITFVFIIILALLIWGVMSLIPFVQSQVDSLVKNWPQYWNSLNKSLQNMFSDPKLHLVKERLIETNASVTKSFEKSMDQILPQTMNNLSSAVSVLTNVVIILMTAPFILFFMLKDDKKFKDSVIKFMPDRIKNSVGDMLSEISQSLSSYITGQLTVAFWVAVMFFVGYLIIGQRYALILGTVAGILNLIPYIGSTLALVPSLVIAAFIAPSMVLKVLIVFAIEQTVETRVISPIIVGNKMQMHPVTTILVLLVSAGMYGLIGMIAGIPIFAILKIIFIRMFNWFKRNSSWYTEEELLETKEVDDSEDTNNSEKVHK from the coding sequence ATGAAAGAAGCGCCGGAGAGAAAAAAGAGTTGGTTTTACAAATGGTTCCTTAATAATCAACTGACGGTAGTTTTGATCAATATATTCTTGGTATTTTTGATTATTTTTTTATTTTCAAAAATCAGCTTTGTTTTTGAACCCATCAACCAAATTCTGGGAATCACAATGCCACCAGTTATTTTGGCCTTGGTACTATATTATTTGATTAATCCGTTGATTAATGTTTTGGAAAGTAAATTTCATGTTAATCGAATCGTTTCGATAACCTTTGTTTTTATTATTATTTTGGCATTATTGATTTGGGGCGTGATGTCCTTAATTCCGTTTGTTCAAAGTCAGGTCGATTCATTGGTTAAAAATTGGCCACAATATTGGAATTCTTTGAATAAGAGTTTACAAAATATGTTTTCTGATCCCAAATTGCATCTCGTCAAAGAGCGTCTGATTGAAACGAACGCTAGCGTGACAAAGAGTTTTGAAAAGTCAATGGACCAAATTTTGCCACAAACGATGAATAATCTTAGTTCAGCAGTTAGTGTCTTAACAAATGTTGTTATTATTTTAATGACAGCACCATTTATTTTGTTCTTCATGCTGAAGGATGATAAAAAATTCAAAGATTCAGTTATTAAATTCATGCCTGATCGTATTAAAAACTCCGTCGGAGATATGTTGTCAGAAATTAGTCAGTCCTTGAGTTCTTATATTACTGGACAATTGACCGTTGCATTCTGGGTAGCCGTAATGTTCTTTGTTGGTTATTTAATTATTGGTCAACGATATGCTTTGATACTGGGGACTGTAGCCGGGATTTTGAATTTGATTCCATACATTGGATCAACCTTAGCTTTAGTGCCATCGCTTGTAATTGCTGCATTTATTGCCCCTTCAATGGTCTTGAAAGTTTTGATTGTTTTCGCTATCGAACAGACAGTTGAAACACGTGTTATTTCACCTATTATTGTCGGTAATAAGATGCAAATGCATCCAGTAACAACCATTTTAGTTTTGCTTGTTTCAGCAGGAATGTATGGTTTGATTGGTATGATTGCTGGTATTCCAATCTTCGCTATTTTAAAAATCATTTTTATCAGAATGTTTAATTGGTTTAAGCGCAATTCAAGTTGGTACACGGAAGAAGAATTGTTGGAAACTAAAGAAGTAGATGATTCTGAGGACACAAATAATTCCGAGAAAGTTCACAAATAA
- the trmL gene encoding tRNA (uridine(34)/cytosine(34)/5-carboxymethylaminomethyluridine(34)-2'-O)-methyltransferase TrmL, producing MTNHIALYEPLMPANTGNIARTCAGTNTKLHLIRPLGFNTDDAHMKRAGLDYWDKVDITYHDNLDAFLKSIPDDKYLYLITKFSDKVYSDQDLSDTSVDHYFLFGKETTGLPEDFMRRNPEKCLRIPMSDNIRALNLSNSAALVIYEAVRQQHFAGLELSHHYEHDKLD from the coding sequence ATGACCAATCATATTGCGTTATATGAACCATTGATGCCGGCTAATACTGGTAATATTGCTAGAACATGTGCCGGAACAAATACCAAATTGCATCTGATCCGTCCACTAGGCTTTAATACTGATGATGCCCACATGAAACGTGCTGGGCTAGATTATTGGGATAAAGTTGATATTACTTATCATGATAATTTGGACGCCTTCTTAAAATCAATTCCAGATGATAAGTATCTCTATTTGATTACGAAATTTTCTGATAAAGTCTACAGTGACCAAGACCTTAGCGATACATCTGTTGATCACTATTTTTTGTTTGGAAAAGAGACAACTGGTTTGCCAGAAGATTTCATGCGACGCAATCCAGAAAAATGTTTGCGTATTCCAATGAGCGATAACATTCGTGCTTTGAATTTATCTAATAGTGCCGCTCTAGTGATTTATGAAGCAGTACGTCAACAACATTTTGCTGGACTAGAATTAAGCCATCATTATGAACACGATAAATTAGATTAG
- a CDS encoding DUF1149 family protein: protein MKINKGEVTVQSFHYDVEAPTADTKTDLNINIEHPNLKGEDGQPLNEDEGKILQVVVPFEIHMENAPFKVSGLIGQVVQPVGFHGEIQDLDAKQVQQLSRPVVEYIETLTYQVTSVTLNHGVSLNFTNHAEIKPNEEVEELRAKEAKNQDKK, encoded by the coding sequence ATGAAAATTAATAAAGGTGAAGTTACAGTTCAATCATTTCATTATGACGTCGAGGCACCAACAGCTGATACTAAGACCGATTTGAATATTAATATCGAACATCCAAATTTGAAAGGTGAAGATGGACAACCTTTGAATGAAGATGAAGGTAAAATTCTTCAAGTAGTCGTTCCTTTTGAAATTCATATGGAAAATGCACCATTTAAAGTTTCCGGATTAATTGGTCAAGTTGTTCAACCAGTTGGTTTTCACGGTGAAATTCAAGATTTAGATGCTAAGCAAGTCCAACAATTGTCACGTCCGGTCGTTGAATACATTGAAACGTTAACATACCAAGTAACTAGCGTGACATTGAATCATGGAGTTTCATTGAACTTCACTAACCACGCCGAGATTAAGCCAAATGAAGAAGTTGAAGAATTACGTGCTAAAGAGGCCAAGAATCAAGATAAGAAATAA